In Ascaphus truei isolate aAscTru1 chromosome 5, aAscTru1.hap1, whole genome shotgun sequence, one genomic interval encodes:
- the LOC142494704 gene encoding uncharacterized protein LOC142494704 → MLLLYIVAPGGHVSPEMEQVSSPGSASSTLLEEHHGDEDDEYDEDDATEETEIQSCDHEEVPIETVVPPNRPSTSTYDAIVASEGKIVDAENRRHSDMMTVLERMIGLQEETVSQLAHLHRVFIEVPKQLQKINTSFEALVVQQTQANYWRMTNVPQFNTSQPGSVHAGQFSPHSSDIHSPGPNVTGQVADIAVQVPDDILPLPSVQNQQLTPTKEPTKTKYKQLLLTSFWSKTTKDTHETDQPSLVQCLPTCSHVSLGTSPVREQSLPKSPVGESLPKSPVGESLPTSPVGESLATSPAREVPEATQSGSVVPKVGGKRKRKIQETTSRPVTRSQKEQKK, encoded by the exons atgttattgttatatatagttgcccctggaggacatgtgtcacctgagatggaacaagtgtcttcacctgggtcagccagctcaacactactagaag aacatcatggtgatgaggatgatgagtatgatgaggatgacgccacagaagagactgaaatacaatcatgtgaccatgaagaggtgccaatagaaactgttgtaccgccaaatcgtccatcaacttccacatacgatgcaattgtagcttcagagggaaaaatagtggacgcagaaaatcgtcgccattcagacatgatgacagtgctggaaaggatgattggactgcaggaagaaacagtatcacaattggcacatctccacagagtcttcattgaagtgcctaaacagttgcaaaaaatcaacacctcattcgaagcattagttgttcagcaaacacaagctaattactggagaatgactaatgtaccacaattcaacacctcccagccaggatctgttcatgcaggtcagttttcaccacattcatctgatattcattcaccaggcccaaatgttaccggtcaagtagcagacattgctgtgcaggttcctgacgacatactaccactgccatctgtacaaaatcagcagctgacacctacaaaggagcccacaaaaacaaaatacaagcagttactactgaccagtttttggtcaaaaacaacaaaagacacacatgaaacagaccaaccatcacttgtgcagtgtctaccaacttgctcacatgtgtcactgggcacaagccctgtccgtgaacagtcactacccaaaagccctgtaggtgagtcgctgcccaaaagccctgtaggtgaatcactgcccacaagccctgtaggtgagtcactggccacaagccctgcccgtgaagtgccagaggccactcaaagtggctctgttgtgcctaaagttggtggcaaaagaaaaaggaaaattcaagagacaacaagcaggcctgttactcgctcgcaaaaggaacaaaaaaaataa